Proteins encoded by one window of Epinephelus moara isolate mb chromosome 18, YSFRI_EMoa_1.0, whole genome shotgun sequence:
- the napsa gene encoding napsin-A, producing the protein MTRLKMFYLIGALLVTQSAAIFRVPLHKTRSLRRLMSDNGMSLDDLRALAQSSGATDSSPSPNVPVERLTNFMDAQYYGLISIGTPPQDFTVLFDTGSSNLWVPSIHCSFFDVACWLHRRYNSKKSSTFVKNGTEFSIRYGRGSLSGFISGDTVSVAGLPIPGQQFGEAVKQPGITFAVARFDGVLGMAYPSISVAKVTPVFDTAMAAKLLPQNIFSFYISRDPKAAVGGELVLGGTDPQYYTGDLHYVNVTRKAYWQIEMKGVEVGNQLTLCKASCQAIVDTGTSLIVGPVQEIRALHKAIGALPLLMGEYWIDCKRIPSLPVVSFNIGGKMLNLTGEDYVIKETQMGTSICLSGFMAMDIPPPAGPLWILGDVFIGRYYTVFDRNADRVGFAPAK; encoded by the exons ATGACACGGCTGAAGATGTTTTATCTCATCGGGGCGCTGCTGGTAACACAAAGCGCCGCCATCTTCAG AGTCCCCCTTCATAAGACCAGAAGCCTCCGCCGCCTTATGAGTGATAACGGGATGTCTCTGGATGATCTCCGGGCTTTGGCGCAGAGCAGCGGAGCAACGGACAGCTCTCCCTCCCCCAACGTGCCTGTAGAGAGGCTGACCAACTTCATGGAT GCTCAGTACTACGGGTTGATCAGCATCGGCACCCCTCCACAGGACTTCACTGTGCTGTTTGACACCGGCTCCTCCAACCTCTGGGTCCCCTCCATTCACTGCTCTTTCTTCGATGTGGCCTGCT GGCTGCATCGTCGTTACAACTCTAAGAAGTCCAGCACATTCGTTAAGAACGGCACAGAGTTCTCCATCCGCTACGGCAGAGGCAGCTTGTCTGGCTTCATCAGCGGAGACACAGTCTCT GTAGCAGGTCTGCCCATCCCTGGCCAGCAGTTTGGTGAAGCGGTGAAGCAGCCTGGCATCACATTTGCAGTGGCACGGTTCGACGGGGTCTTGGGCATGGCCTACCCCTCCATATCAGTCGCTAAAGTCACCCCGGTGTTTGACACGGccatggctgccaagctgctgcCTCAGAACATTTTCTCTTTCTACATAAGCAG AGACCCAAAAGCAGCAGTAGGTGGAGAGCTGGTGCTGGGCGGGACAGACCCTCAGTACTACACCGGAGACCTGCACTATGTCAACGTCACAAGAAAGGCCTACTGGCAGATCGAGATGAAGGG AGTTGAAGTTGGCAATCAGCTGACTCTCTGCAAGGCCAGTTGCCAGGCTATCGTCGACACGGGGACGTCCCTAATCGTAGGTCCTGTGCAGGAAATCAGAGCGCTGCACAAAGCCATCGGAGCGCTGCCCCTGCTGATGGGAGAG TACTGGATCGACTGTAAAAGGATCCCATCTCTGCCCGTCGTCTCCTTCAACATCGGAGGGAAGATGTTAAACCTGACTGGAGAGGATTACGTCATAAAG GAGACCCAGATGGGGACATCAATCTGTCTCTCAGGCTTCATGGCCATGGACATCCCGCCTCCCGCGGGGCCCCTGTGGATCCTGGGAGACGTATTCATCGGGAGGTACTACACCGTGTTTGACAGGAACGCAGACCGTGTGGGCTTTGCCCCCGCCAAGTAG